One segment of Macaca fascicularis isolate 582-1 chromosome 2, T2T-MFA8v1.1 DNA contains the following:
- the JAGN1 gene encoding protein jagunal homolog 1 — MASRAGPRAAGTDGSDFQHRERVAMHYQMSVTLKYEIKKLIYVHLVIWLLLVAKMSVGHLRLLSHDQVAMPYQWEYPYLLSILPSLLGLLSFPRNNISYLVLSMISMGLFSIAPLIYGSMEMFPAAQQLYRHGKAYRFLFGFSAVSVMYLVLVLAVQVHAWQLYYSKKLLDSWFTSTQEKKHK, encoded by the exons ATGGCGTCTCGAGCAGGCCCGCGAGCGGCCGGCACCGACGGCAGCGACTTTCAGCACCGAGAGCGCGTCGCCATGCACTACCAGATGAG TGTGACCCTCAAGTATGAAATCAAGAAGCTGATCTACGTACATCTGGTCATATGGCTGCTGCTGGTTGCCAAGATGAGCGTGGGACACCTGAGGCTCTTGTCACATGATCAGGTGGCCATGCCCTATCAGTGGGAATACCCATATTTGCTGAGCATTTTGCCCTCTCTCTTGggccttctctcctttccccgCAACAACATTAGCTACCTGGTGCTCTCCATGATCAGCATGGGACTCTTTTCCATCGCTCCACTCATTTATGGCAGCATGGAGATGTTCCCTGCTGCACAGCAGCTCTACCGCCATGGCAAGGCCTACCGTTTCCTCTTCGGTTTTTCTGCTGTTTCCGTCATGTACCTGGTGTTGGTGTTGGCAGTCCAAGTGCATGCCTGGCAGTTGTACTACAGCAAGAAGCTCCTAGACTCTTGGTTCACCAGTACACAGGAGAAGAAGCATAAATGA